The genomic DNA CTATCGCAAAAATGTCTTTTGGAAATCAATTAGGGGTTGAAATAAATTATGATAAAAATCTATTGGAAACTCATATCGGATCATTGATTATAGAATCTTCATCACATTTACCAAAAGAATTTATATTAATAGGAAAGGTTACAGGATCAAAATATTTAAAATTTAATGGAATATCAATTAGTATTAATATGTCTATGAAATATTGGCTATCGAAATTAGATCGATATCAAGTATTATATAAAAATATTAATATAAAAAATCATAAAACAAGTAAAATATATGACTTAAATATTTTAAAATCAAAAAAAAATAATCATCATTATAATTTAAAAAAAATTGGATATCCAAATGTATTTATTCCTATATTTCCAGGAACAAATGGAGAATATGAGTCTATAAGGGCGTTTAAAAATTATGGAGCAAAAGTTAATAATTTTGTTTTTAAAAATTTAGATGATAATGGAATTATAGAATCTATTTCTTACATAAGAAAAATTATAAAATCTGTACAAATTATTATGATTTGTGGAGGATTTAGTGCAGGAGATGAACCAGATGGTTCTGCAAAATTTATTATATCTGTATTACAGAATAAATATATAAAAGATTCTATTAATAATTTTCTTAATAAAGATGGATTAATACTAGGAATTTGTAATGGATTTCAAGCGTTAATAAAATCAGGGTTGTTACCATATGGTAAAATTTGTTTAAGAAATAGAAAATCTCCCTCTTTAGTTTTAAATAAAGTAAATAAACATATATCACAATGTGTTCATATAAAAATTATTTCTGATTCTTCTCCATGGTTAAATGGAATGAAAAATAAAATATATACATTTCCTATTTCTCATGGAGAAGGAAGATTTTATGCAGAAAAAAAAATTTGTAATTTTTTGTTTAAGAAAAATCAGGTAGCTGCTCAATATGTTAATATAAATGGTGAACCTAGTTTAGAAAAAAAATATAATCCTAACGGATCCACTGATTCAATTGAAAGTTTATTAAGTAATAATGGAAAAATTTACGGAAGAATGACTCATCCAGAACGAATTTTTGATACTGGAATATTAAAAAATATACCTCACAATAAGAAAGATTCTATTTTTATGAATGCAATAAAGTATTTTCTATAAAAATTATTATATAATTATGAAAGTATCCATATTTATTGGTAGTAAATCTGATATACCATTTATAAAAGATGCAATAGAAATTTTTAAACAATTTAAAATAAATTATAATTGTTATATAATTTCTGCACATAGATTACCAAATATTTTATTAAATACTATAAAAAAAATAGAATATGAAAATATAGAAATAATTATTGCAGGAGCAGGTTTATCAGCTCATTTACCTGGAATTATATCGTCTCAAACAATAATCCCAGTAATAGGTATTCCTATATGTAATACAAATAATAGTACACTAGGTGGTATTGATGCTCTTTTCTCTATAACACAAATGCCAAAAGGTATACCTGTTGCTACAGTAGGAATAAATAATTCATATAACGCCGCTATTATAGCAATACATTTTTTATCTTTAAAATATGATAATTTAAAAAAATTATTAGTAAAATTTAGAGAAAAAACAAAAAAAAAATTAGAAAATGAAATAGAAAAATATTTATAATATTATGAATCAAAATAGTTTTATCATAAAAAAAAGTGTATTTTCAGAAGGAAAAACTAAAAAAATATATTTAACTAATGATCCTTTTAAAATAATTGTTCATCATAAAGATAATTTAACAGCTTTAAATGGATTAAAAAAAATTTTTCTATTAGATAAAGGAATATTAAATAATGAAATCACTACATTAATATTTAGATTTCTTCATTCATCTGGAATAAAAACTCACTTTATTCAAAAAATAAATAATAGAGAACAACTTTGTCATAAAGTACAAATAATTCCTTTAGAATTTGTAATAAGAAATGTGGTTACTGGAAGTTTGTCTAATCGTTTAGGAATTAAAGAAGAAAAAATAATACCAAATGGGATTATTGAAATTTTTTACAAAAATGATACTTTAGAAGATCCACTTATAAATGATAATCATGCTGTATTTTTAGGAATTATTTCTTATGAAGAACTAAATTATATTTATTCAATTGTAAAAAATATAAATAATTTATTAAAAATATATTTTTTAAATAAGAATATTATATTAGTAGATTTTAAAATAGAATTTGGTAGAAGTCATAAAAATGAAATATTATTATCTGACGAAATTAGTCCTGATACCTGTAGATTTTGGGATAAAAAAACAATGAAAAAATTAGATAAAGATTTATTTCGACTGGAATCACAAAAAAAGGATAAAATATTTGATTCTTATATGGAAGTCTTAAAAAGATTAAATCAAGAATAATTTTTATCAATGTGAAAAAAATTAATTAACGAATAATACAATATATTAAATAGTAAATCTAATAAATCATTTTTTATTTGGATAAATTTCATGAAGAATGTGGGGTATTTGGAATATATTCCTCATTAAAAATAGATATTTTTTCGTTTATTCAATCGGGCTTATTTTCTTTGCAACACAGAGGCCAAGAAGCATGTGGTTTTTCTATATTAAAAAATGGATTTATTTTTACTTATAAGAGTGAAGGATTAGTTTTAGATTTTTTTCAGAAAATATCAAATTATAAAAAATATTGTAATGGAAATGCAGCAATTGGACATACTCGTTATTCCACAGAAGGAGGAAAAAATAAAAAAAATATCCAACCATTTTTTGGAAAAAATTTATGTGGAAAAACTATTATATCTATAGTTCATAATGGAAACTTAATTAATGCAAGAAATACAAGAAAAAAATTAGAATATGAGGGAATAAATTTTGTTTCTGCATATTCAGATTCAGAAGTAATATTACGTCTCATTCAAAAAAATTTATTAGAAAATAATAATAATTTAGAGAAATCTATAAAAAAAACAGTTCTTAAAATTAGAGGAGCATATTCGGTAGTTGTTTTAGTTAATAATAAAATAGCAGCATTTAGAGATCCTAATGGGATTAGACCTTTATGCTATGGATTTTTAGATGAAAAAACTTATATATTTAGTTCTGAAACATGTGGGATTGACGCTGTAGGAGGAACTTATATTAGAGATTTATTTCCAGGAGAAATTATAATAATTGATAATGATTCAATTCAATTCTCAATGATGAATAAGATGGAAAATCTAAAAAATAGAATGTGTTCTTTTGAATATATTTATTTTTCTAGACCAGATTCTTTAATTGATAATTTAAATGTTTATAAAATTCGTGAAAAAAGTGGAGAAAAATTATACGAACAATATCCTGTAAACGCAGATGTAGTCATTGGAGTACCAGATTCTGGGGTTCCAGCTTCTATAGGATATGCTAAAGCATCTGGAATACCTTTTAAACCTATTCTAATAAAGAATAAATATATAGGTAGATCTTTTATTTTACCTGAAAAAAAAATTCGTGAAAAAATGGTTAATTTAAAATTAAATCCTATTTTACACGAAATAAAAGGAAAACGTATTGTTATTGTTGATGATTCTATTGTTCGTGGAACAACTAGTAAAAGATTAATTGATATATTAAAAAAATCAGGTGCTAAGGAAATTCATTTCCGTAGTGCTTCCCCTCCAATTATTGCTCCTTGTCATCTTGGGGTAAATACTCCAAGAAAAAAAGATTTATTTTCATATAAAAATATTGATAAAAATAATATAAAAATAATATTAGATGTAGATAGTTTAGAATTTTTAAGTATGGATAATTTAATAGAAATATTGGGGGGAAAAAATTACTGTTTTGGATGTTTTACGGAAAAATATCCAATTTCATAATGTTATTTTTATTTATTAATTGTATTGATATTTAATTTTTATGAAAATAAATAATTTTACATATAAAATTAGTAAAATTTTAAAAAAAACTTATAATAAAAGAGTACTAAGTACTTTAAATCATTTTTCAGGATTTTATAAAATATATAATAAATATAAAAATCCCATTCTTGTTTCTGGGACAGATGGTGTTGGAACAAAAATTTGTTTATCTATAAATTTTAAAAAATATGATGTAATAGGAATAGATTGTTTTGCGATGTGTATAAATGATATTTTATGTCATGGGGCTAATCCGTTATTTTTTTTAGATTATTTGGCATGTAATAAAATTAATTCTTTTATTATAGAAAAAATTATTGAAGGAATGGCTATTTCATGTAAAGATAATCATACGTGTTTCATTGGTGGAGAAACAGCTGAAATGCCAGATTTATATCCTAAAAATTTATATGATATTGCAGGATTTTGTGTTGGAATAGTAGATCAAAATAATCTTATTGATGGAAAGAAACTAATTAAAGAAAATGATGTTATAATAGGATTTAAATCTTCAGGAATTCATAGTAATGGTTTTTCTATTATTAAAAATATTTTTTCTGAAAGTGATTTAAAAAAATGTTTTTTTGATAAAAGTCCTTTTTATGAAAAACTTTTGATTCCGACTAAAATTTATTACAAATTAATTAATTTCTTATTAAAAAATATTTCTATACATGGAATTGCACATATTACTGGAGGGGGGATTTTAGATAACTTATCTAGAATCATTCCTGAAAATTTATCTGCCGTAATTAATAAAAAAAAAATTCCTATTCAATCTATTTTTCATTTTATACAAAAAAAAGGTAATTTATCGGATAAATTAATGTGGGGGACTTTTAATATGGGATTAGGTATGATAATTATAGTATCTTCAAAAGAAGAAAATTTTTTAAAAAAAATTAGTCTTTTAGATAAACCATATTTTATAGGTAATATTGTAAAAAGAAAAAAGGAAAAAATTTATTTGATATAAGAATTTTTTATGAAAAAATTAATTTTTTTAGTATCTGGAAATGGAACTAATATGATGCATATTATAAATGCTATTAAAAATAATATATTGGATAATTGTAAGATAATATTAGTTATTTCTGATAGAAATTGTAAGGCTTTACAATACGCTATAAATTATGGTATTAAATTTGTCTCTTTAAAAAGAGATAAATTTTTATACGAAAATATAGATCGTTTATTGGTTAAATATCAGCCAAATATTATAATATTATCTGGATTTCTTTCTATACTTAATAATATAATTTGTAAAAAATGGTCAGGAAAAATTATTAATATACATCCATCGATATTACCTAAATATGGAGGAAAAGGAATGTATGGAAAAAAGGTTCATGAATTAGTTATAAAAAATAAAGATAAAATATCAGGAGCAACAGTCCATTTTGTTACAGAAAAAATAGATTCAGGTTATATTATTTTAAAAAAAATATATAAACTTTCTAAAAATGAAAATGTTGATTCTTTATCTAAAAAAATATCTAGTATAGAAAAAAAAATTTTAATTGAATCGTTAAAAATATTATGAAAAGAGCTTTTATTAGTGTTTATAATAAAAATAAAAAATTACTAAATTTTTCTTTTTTTTTGAAAAAAAAAAAATATCAAATTATATCTACTGGAGGTACATTTAAATTTTTAAAAAAAAATGGATTATGTCCAATAAATATTTCGGATATTACGTCTTTTCCTGAAATTTTGGATGGAAGAATTAAATCTATACATCCTTATATATATGCTGGTATTTTAGCTAATCGTTCTATTGAAAAACATATAAAATTAATTGATTCTTATAATATTAAACTTATTGATATTGTATTAATAGATTGTTATCCATTTTATGAAATGATAAATAATAAATCTATAGAAAAAAAATTTTTATTAGAATTTATAGATATTGGAGGACTATCTTTAATTCGAGCAGCAGCTAAAAATTTTCATTATGTAACAGCAATTATAGATAGTAATGACTCTAAATTAGTAACAAAAGAAATTGATTCTGATGGACATACATCATTAATTTTAAGGAAAAAATTAGCAGGAAAAGTATTCAGTTTTACGTCTTATTATGATTCTATTATTTCTCAATATTTTTTTAAAGAAGAAAAATTTCCAAAAATAATAAATCTCTGTTATAAAAAAAAAATGAATTTAAAATATGGAGAAAATCCACATCAAAAAGCTTCATTTTATATTGATAATTTTAATGAGAAAGGTGCTATGTCTAATTTTAATCAAATACATGGTAAAAAAATTTCTTTTAATAATATAAGAGATATAGATATAGCTTGGAAAATTGTTAATCAATTTTCTGATCCTACCTGTTGTATTATAAAACATTCTACTCCTTGTGGTGTAGCATCGGGTAAAAATATTATTGAAGCATTTAAAAACGCTTATTATTCAGATTCCATTTCATCTTTTGGAGGAGTAGTTGCATTTAATACAGTAATTTCCTGTGAATTGGCAATGAAAATAAATCATTTATTTTTAGAAGTTATAATTGCTCCATTTTATGAAAAAGGTTGCATCGAAATTCTAAAATTAAAAAAAAATTTAATAATTATTAATATAAATAATTTTTCTTCGGATGAAATAGAATACGTAAAGGTTGATGGAGGATTCTTGGTACAAGAATCAGATTATTTATTAAATAAAAAAAATGATAATTACAAAATAGTTACAAAAAAAAATTTTTCTAATCAGGAAATAAAATCATTATTTTTTGCACAAAAAGTAGTAAAATTTGTTAAATCTAATGCCATTGTTGTTGCTAGGGGTACACAAACATTAGGTATTTCTGGAGGACAAACTAATAGAATATGGGCAGCTCGTCAAGCTATAAACAGAGCATTAGAAAAAAATAAAAAAGAATTAGTTCTTGTTTCTGATGCATTTTTTCCTTTTAAAGATATAATAGATGAAATTGCAAATTCTAAAAGAATATATGCGATTTTACAACCTGGGGGTTCTATCCGAGATTATGAATCTATTGAAGCTTGTAATCATTACGGTATAGCCATGGCTTTTACTGGAAAAAGATATTTTAAACATTAAAAGATTATGAAAATTTTAATACTTGGAGGAGGAGGAAGGGAACATGCTATTGGAAAAAAATTATTAGAAGGAAATATTAATATAATACTATATTTTTATCCTGGAAATGGTGGAACAAAATTAATAGGATCTAATATAGAAAAAAAATGTTCCATATTAGATTTAGCAATGTTTTCTAAAAAAAATAATATAGAACTTACAATAGTTGGATCAGAAATTTTTCTTGTACAAGAAGTTGTAGACTTATTTCAATTTTATCAATTAAATATAATTGGACCAAATTATTATTCATCTAGATTAGAAGGAGATAAAATTTTTGGAAAATCCTTTATGAAAAAATATGGAATTAGAACTCCTGAATACGAAACGTTTGATTCATATAATGAAGCAAAAAAATTTTTAAAAAAAAAAAATAATCCACTAGTTATTAAATTTAATGGTCTTGCCTCAGGAAAGGGAGTTATTATTGCTCATAATCAAAATGATTATAAAAAAGCAATAAAAAATATTATGATAGAAAATAAGTTTGGAAAAAATGGAAAAAAGATAATAATAGAAGAGTATTTAAACGGAAAAGAAGTCTCTATATTATCAATTTTTAATAAAAAAAGAATCATTCCTTTTTTATCTTCTAAAGATTATAAAAAAATAGGAAATAACGATTGTGGTTTAAATACAGGTGGTATGGGATCAATAACTCCAAATCCTTATATGAATAGTGCTATGTGGACAGATTTTAATAAAAATATATTACAACCTACTTTTGAAGGTCTAATTTCAGAAAAATTAACTTTTTTAGGATTTTTATATTTTGGATTAATGATATATAATAATAAGATTTATCTATTAGAATATAATACTAGATTAGGAGATCCTGAAACTCAATCATTACTTCCATTAATGAAAAATAATTTTTTATATATGTTAAAATCTTTTTTTTATGAAGATAAAATAAATATTTTATGGAAAAATTATTCCTCATGTTGTATAGTTTTATCTTCATTAGGATATCCAGAAAAATATAAAATAGGAAATTGTATTAGTAATTTGGATAAATTAGAAGAACCTTTTTATATTGCAGGAGCAAGAAAAGAAAACCAACAATGGTACACTTCCGGAGGAAGAGTATTAAATGTTATAGGAATTGATAAAAATATAAAATATGCAAGAGAAAATGCATATAAAAAAATTAATAATATTAAATGTAATAATCTTTATTATAGAAAAGATATAGGTTTATATTAAAAAATGAAAATTAAAGAATCAATTATTATATTAGATTTTGGATCACAATATAGTCACATAATTTCAAGAAGAATAAGAGATATAGGTATATATACCATATTATGTGAACATAATATTTCTGTTTCTAATATTATTTATAAACAACCTAAAGGTATTATTTTATCAGGAGGACCATTTTCAGTCTATAATAAAAATTATCCATCAATATATAAAAATATTTTAGAATTAAATATTCCAATATTAGGAATTTGTTACGGAATGCAATTAATTTCTTATTTATTTGGAGGAATAATAAAATCATCTAAAAATAAAGAATATGGAAAATCTTATCTATCTATTATAGATAGGAAAAATCCATTATTTTTAGGAATTCCTAAAAATAAATCTATTGTAGTTTGGATGAGTCATTCTGATGAAATAAAAAAAATTCCAAAAGAATTAAAAATTATAGGAAAAACCAAATCTTGCCCAATTGCTGCATTTTATCATAAAGAAAAAAATATTTATGCAGTACAATTTCATCCAGAAGTAAGTCATACAGAATTTGGAATAATAATGATTAAAAATTTTGTTATAAAAATTTGTAAATGTAAAACCAATAACTACAATTTATTAAATAATATTATAAAAAAAAGTATTCATAATATAATAAAAGTTGTATCCAAAAAAAAAGTAATATTAGGAATATCTGGAGGATTAGATTCTTTTGTTACTGCTTTATTAATTTATAAGGCTATAAAAAATTCTTTATATTGTATTTTCATAAATCATGGACTTCTTTTAGAAGAAGAAGAAAAATTTATAAAAAAAATTTGTAAATCTGTTGAATTTCCAATTCGGATAATAAATGCTAAAGATAAATTTTTATCCAAACTAGTTGGAGTTACTAATCCAGAACAAAAAAGAAAAATTATAGGTGAAGAATTTATTAAAATTTTTCAAAAAGAATCAAAAAATATCAATGATGTTAAATTTTTAGCCCAAGGAACAATATATTCAGATGTTATTGAATCTTCTAAAAGTTCAAAATTATCAGATTCGATTAAATCTCATCATAATGTAGGAGGATTGCCAAAAAATATGAATTTAAAATTACTTGAACCACTAAAAAAATTTTTTAAGGACGAAGTTAAAGAAATAGGACGTATATTAGGTGTACCTAACTATTTATTAAATAAACATCCATTTCCTGGTCCAGGAATAGGGATACGAATTATTGGTGAAATAAATGAAAAAAAAATTTCTATTTTAAGAAAAGCAGAAAATATTTTATTTCAAGAATTAAATAACTATAAATTATATAAAATTGTAGATCAAGCGTTCATAATTTTATTACCTATTAAATCTGTTGGAATAATGGGAGATAAAAGATCATATGAATATACTGCTATCCTACGTTCAATTAATACAAAAGATTTTATGACAGCTACTTTCTCATATTTATCTTATGAATTTCTAGAACAAGTATCAAATAGGATAATAAATGAAGTTAATGGTATAAATAGAATGTTATATGATATTTCATCAAAACCACCATCTACTATTGAATGGGAATAATCATGATTTATATCATCATATTAATTAATTTATATAAGGTTTTTTTTAATTCAGTTCTTGGAGAGATAAGATCTATAAATCCATGTTCTATAAGAAATTCTGATGTTTGAAATCCTTTTGGTAAATTTTTACCTATTGTTTCTTTAATAACTCTTGGTCCAGCAAACCCTATTAAAGCCCCAGGTTCAGCTATATTTATATCTCCTAATAAAGCATAAGATGCACTTACCCCACCCATAGTAGGGTCAGTTAATATAGAAATATATGGGATTTTAGAATTTCGTAATTGAGTTAATCTAGCTGTAGTTTTAGCCATTTGCATTAATGAAAAAGAAGATTCCATAATTCTTGCTCCACCTGATTTAGATATAATAATGTATGGATATTTTTTTTCAATACAATATTTTATTGCTCTAGATATTTTTTCTCCAACAACGGATCCCATAGATCCTCCTATAAAAGAAAAATCCATACAAGATATTACTATTTTTATTCCACCTATTTTCCCTATTCCTGTTCTAATTGCATCACATAAATTTGTTTTTTTTTTAGCTTCTATAATTCTATTTCTATATTTTTTAGAATCTTTCCATTTTATTGGATCTTTACTAGTAATATTATTATTGATTTCTAAAAATTTTTTGTTATCAAATAAAATTTCAAAATATTCTTTACTATGTATTCTTACGTGATATCCATCTTCTGGACTAACATAAGCATTTTTTTTTAAAATTTCTGTATCAACAATTTTTCCACTTGGAGTTTTGTACCATAAACCTTTAGGTAAAGTTTTTCTATCATCTATTGATGTAAGAATATTTTTTTTTTTTCTTAAAAACCAATTCATAATTTTATAATTTTTTATAAAGTATTAATATTATTCATAAGTTTAAAATACTTTTTTAAAGTATTTTTGAAATGATTTTCCCCTTCTCTTAACCAAACTCTAGGATCGTAATATTTTTTATTTGGAACATATTTTCCATATGGATTTCCTATTTGTTTTTTTATATATTCTTTATTTTCATTCATATAATTTCTTACACCAGAAGTAAAAGCATATTGAAGATCTGTATCTACATTCATTTTTACTACTCCATATTCAATAGATTTTTTTATCTCTTCTTCAGATGAACCAGATCCACCATGAAAAACAAAAGATATAGGATTGTTTCTAGTACTAAATTTTTTTTGTATATACTCCTGAGTATTTTTTAATATTATTGGACGAAGTATAACATTTCCAGGTTTATAAACACCATGAACATTTCCAAAAGCAGCTGCTATAATAAAATTATTACTAATTTTTATTAATTTTTTGTAAGCATAATAAATTTCTTCTGGTTGTGTATAAAGTTTTTTATTATCAATATTAGAATTATCTATACCATCTTCCTCTCCTCCAGTTACACCTAATTCTATTTCGATAGTCATATTCATTTTATTCATCTTTTCGAAATATTTATTACAAATTTTTATATTTTCTTTTAAAGGTTCTTGGGATAAATCTAACATATGTGAACTAAATAATGTTTTTCCATTTTTTTTATAAAAATTTTTATTTTCTTTTATTAATCCATCTATCCATGTTAAATCTGATTTAGAACAATGATCAGTATGAAGTATTACTGTTGATTTATAAAATTCAGCTAATGTATGAACATGCATAGCACATGCTATTGCCCCTTTTATTGCAGATTCCTGTTTATTTTTTTGTTTTATTGATCCTATACCAGCATTAAAAATAGATCCCCCTCTAGATAATTGTATAATAATAGGTGAATTGACTATTGAAGCTGTTTCCAGAGCAGTATTTATTGTATTAGATCCAATTACATTTACCGCTGGTATAGAAAAAGAATTTTCTTTAGCATATTCAAAAAGTTCTTTAACTAGATTACCAGTAATTACTCCATAAGGAAATTTTCTGTGCATAATTATTTTTATTTTATAAGGATAAACAAATGTAAAAAAAACTATTATAATTAAATTATTACATTAAATTATCTTTTTATTCATACTTTAAAAATATTTTTTATGTTAGATCTAGGAATTTTAAAAATATATAATGCTTCAGCTGGATCAGGAAAAACTTCTTTTTTAATAAAAAATTATTTATATATTATTTTAACAAATAATAATCCATTAATATATAAAAATATATTGGTTTTAACTTTTAATAAAAAATCTTCCGATGATATAAAAAATAATATTTTAGAATGTATTAAAAATTTTTCTGAAAAAAATATTATGAATAAATATCGATTATTTTTTGATTATATAATTAATAAATCTAATCTTACAAAAGATGAATTATACAAACGATCTTATAAAGTATTAAAAAAAATAATTTATGATTTTCATACATATACCAATAGTATATGTACTATTGATAAATTTACTTATCGTATAATACGTTCTTTTTCTCCTAATATTTCATTAGAAATGAATACAAATAAATTTTTATCAAAAATCATAGAAAATATTTTATATAAATTAAAAAATTATGAAGTATCAAATAAAAATTATTACAATTTTTTTATTGATGTAATTAAAAGTGGAAAAATTTGGGATTTAAATAAAGATTTTTATAAAATTGCTTTTTTAATGATAAACGAAAATTATTATCCTTACATTAATAAATTGAAAAAATTATCATCAAAAGATTTTATAAATTTAAAATATATTTTAATAAAAAGAATTGATCAATTTGAAGAAATATGTAAAAAACAAGGAAATAAATTTTTTAAATTTATAGAAAAAAATAATATAGAAAAAAAATCTTTTTTATACTCAGATATTCCTAATTTTTTTAAAAAATTTTACATGAAAAATATTTTGTTTAATCCATTTAAAAATCGTATTGAAAAAAATATAAAGAATAAAAATTTTTTTTCTAAAGAAAAAAAAAAAAATAATATTTTTATAAAAAAAATAAATTCTTTATACGAAGAAACAAAATATTTATATAATAAATATATTTCTTGCTATACTATAGACAAACTTATTTTAAATAATATAAATTTATTTTCTATTATTCATGATTTAAATAAAGAATTTTTATCTATAAAAAATGAAGAAAAAATTATTCTTAATGAAGAAATGAATCAAATTCTTTATAAGAAAATTAATAAATCTTTACCAAAAATTTATGAAAATATTGGATCCCAATATAAATATTATTTAATAGACGAGTTTCAAGATATATCAATAATACAATGGAAAAATATTGAATTTTTAATCGAAAATTCTTTATCAGAAAATGGAGCAGCTATTATAGTAGGAGATCCTAAACAATCTATTTATAGATGGAGAGGAGGAGATTATAAAAAACTTATTGAATTAATTTACTATAAAAATTCTGTATATAAAAAGGAATTAAAATTTTTGGATACTAATTTTCGTAGCTGTATAGAAATTATAAAATTTAATAATTTATTTTATTCATTTATTTCTAATAAATTCGATTGTCCAATATATAAAAATATATATAAGAATTCTGAACAAAAAGTATATCATAAAAATTATATGGGGTATGTTGAATTAAATTTTATTAAATCGATAAAAATTAATAAGGAAAATTATAGAAAATATATATGTAAAAATATAATAAAAAAATTAAAAGATTTATTAAAACAAAAATATTTACTTTCGGACATAGCAATTTTAGTTAGAACAAATGAAGAAGGTAATTTCTTATCAGAAATGTTAATAAAAAAAGGAATAAATGTAAATACATCTATTTTCTTCTTAATAAAAAATTGTAATGAAATAAAAATTATTATAAATTTTTTTTATATACTATCTTATAATTCTTTTTGCAAAGAAAGAATATATTTAATT from Blattabacterium cuenoti includes the following:
- the purM gene encoding phosphoribosylformylglycinamidine cyclo-ligase, which encodes MKINNFTYKISKILKKTYNKRVLSTLNHFSGFYKIYNKYKNPILVSGTDGVGTKICLSINFKKYDVIGIDCFAMCINDILCHGANPLFFLDYLACNKINSFIIEKIIEGMAISCKDNHTCFIGGETAEMPDLYPKNLYDIAGFCVGIVDQNNLIDGKKLIKENDVIIGFKSSGIHSNGFSIIKNIFSESDLKKCFFDKSPFYEKLLIPTKIYYKLINFLLKNISIHGIAHITGGGILDNLSRIIPENLSAVINKKKIPIQSIFHFIQKKGNLSDKLMWGTFNMGLGMIIIVSSKEENFLKKISLLDKPYFIGNIVKRKKEKIYLI
- the purE gene encoding 5-(carboxyamino)imidazole ribonucleotide mutase, with protein sequence MKVSIFIGSKSDIPFIKDAIEIFKQFKINYNCYIISAHRLPNILLNTIKKIEYENIEIIIAGAGLSAHLPGIISSQTIIPVIGIPICNTNNSTLGGIDALFSITQMPKGIPVATVGINNSYNAAIIAIHFLSLKYDNLKKLLVKFREKTKKKLENEIEKYL
- a CDS encoding formyltransferase family protein: MKKLIFLVSGNGTNMMHIINAIKNNILDNCKIILVISDRNCKALQYAINYGIKFVSLKRDKFLYENIDRLLVKYQPNIIILSGFLSILNNIICKKWSGKIINIHPSILPKYGGKGMYGKKVHELVIKNKDKISGATVHFVTEKIDSGYIILKKIYKLSKNENVDSLSKKISSIEKKILIESLKIL
- the purC gene encoding phosphoribosylaminoimidazolesuccinocarboxamide synthase codes for the protein MNQNSFIIKKSVFSEGKTKKIYLTNDPFKIIVHHKDNLTALNGLKKIFLLDKGILNNEITTLIFRFLHSSGIKTHFIQKINNREQLCHKVQIIPLEFVIRNVVTGSLSNRLGIKEEKIIPNGIIEIFYKNDTLEDPLINDNHAVFLGIISYEELNYIYSIVKNINNLLKIYFLNKNIILVDFKIEFGRSHKNEILLSDEISPDTCRFWDKKTMKKLDKDLFRLESQKKDKIFDSYMEVLKRLNQE
- the purH gene encoding bifunctional phosphoribosylaminoimidazolecarboxamide formyltransferase/IMP cyclohydrolase, which codes for MKRAFISVYNKNKKLLNFSFFLKKKKYQIISTGGTFKFLKKNGLCPINISDITSFPEILDGRIKSIHPYIYAGILANRSIEKHIKLIDSYNIKLIDIVLIDCYPFYEMINNKSIEKKFLLEFIDIGGLSLIRAAAKNFHYVTAIIDSNDSKLVTKEIDSDGHTSLILRKKLAGKVFSFTSYYDSIISQYFFKEEKFPKIINLCYKKKMNLKYGENPHQKASFYIDNFNEKGAMSNFNQIHGKKISFNNIRDIDIAWKIVNQFSDPTCCIIKHSTPCGVASGKNIIEAFKNAYYSDSISSFGGVVAFNTVISCELAMKINHLFLEVIIAPFYEKGCIEILKLKKNLIIININNFSSDEIEYVKVDGGFLVQESDYLLNKKNDNYKIVTKKNFSNQEIKSLFFAQKVVKFVKSNAIVVARGTQTLGISGGQTNRIWAARQAINRALEKNKKELVLVSDAFFPFKDIIDEIANSKRIYAILQPGGSIRDYESIEACNHYGIAMAFTGKRYFKH
- the purF gene encoding amidophosphoribosyltransferase, with translation MDKFHEECGVFGIYSSLKIDIFSFIQSGLFSLQHRGQEACGFSILKNGFIFTYKSEGLVLDFFQKISNYKKYCNGNAAIGHTRYSTEGGKNKKNIQPFFGKNLCGKTIISIVHNGNLINARNTRKKLEYEGINFVSAYSDSEVILRLIQKNLLENNNNLEKSIKKTVLKIRGAYSVVVLVNNKIAAFRDPNGIRPLCYGFLDEKTYIFSSETCGIDAVGGTYIRDLFPGEIIIIDNDSIQFSMMNKMENLKNRMCSFEYIYFSRPDSLIDNLNVYKIREKSGEKLYEQYPVNADVVIGVPDSGVPASIGYAKASGIPFKPILIKNKYIGRSFILPEKKIREKMVNLKLNPILHEIKGKRIVIVDDSIVRGTTSKRLIDILKKSGAKEIHFRSASPPIIAPCHLGVNTPRKKDLFSYKNIDKNNIKIILDVDSLEFLSMDNLIEILGGKNYCFGCFTEKYPIS